In Sorghum bicolor cultivar BTx623 chromosome 10, Sorghum_bicolor_NCBIv3, whole genome shotgun sequence, one genomic interval encodes:
- the LOC8065087 gene encoding vacuolar protein sorting-associated protein 32 homolog 2: MSGVFGRVFGKSKAQSQATALASLDKLNETLEMLEKKENLLVKKANLEVEKAKNFTKAKNKRAAIQCLKRKRLYEQQIEQLGNFQLRIHDQMIMLEAAKATTETVDALRTGASAMKAMHKSTNIDDVDKTMDEINDNMENMRQIQDLLSAPMGAAADFDEDELEAELADLEGEELEAELLAPTTTAPSTAPVRVPTAQQSTRPSAQSSKAEDDELAALQAEMAM, encoded by the exons ATGTCGGGCGTGTTCGGCAGGGTGTTCGGGAAGTCCAAGGCGCAGAGCCAGGCCACCGCGCTGGCCTCGCTCGACAAGCTCAACGAG ACACTTGAAATGTTGGAAAAGAAGGAAAACTTACTAGTGAAAAAGGCCAATCTTGAGGTCGAGAAGGCCAAGAATTTTACCAAAGCCAAGAATAAAAGAG CCGCAATACAGTGCTTGAAGAGGAAGAGGCTATACGAGCAACAGATTGAGCAGCTTGGAAATTTCCAGCTCAGGATACATGATCAG ATGATTATGCTGGAAGCCGCAAAAGCTACAACAGAGACCGTGGATGCATTGAGAACTGGAGCATCGGCAATGAAAGCTATGCATAAATCAAC AAATATTGACGATGTTGATAAAACCATGGATGAAATCAATGACAATATGGAGAACATGAGACAAATTCAGGATCTGTTGTCAGCGCCTATGGGAGCAGCAGCTGATTTTGATGAG GATGAACTGGAAGCTGAACTTGCCGATCTGGAGGGGGAGGAGTTGGAGGCAGAGCTGCTTGCACCTACCACAACAGCTCCGTCCACAGCTCCAGTGCGTGTACCTACTGCTCAGCAGTCCACTAGGCCATCTGCCCAGAGTAGCAAAGCTGAAGATGACGAGCTGGCAGCTCTACAAGCAGAAATGGCTATGTAA